A region of Pseudomonas sp. Marseille-Q3773 DNA encodes the following proteins:
- a CDS encoding sensor domain-containing diguanylate cyclase → MSQQTAPVPAGFSEQQLHTLFELISDGIWDWNANTGYVYRNPGWYAMLGYPSHSLANSVFTWESVIHPEDYPRVMAHFEAYLYQRNERYLVEYRCRCHDGSYLWVEDSGYIIARNEDGSVARMLGAHRNIDAGKRLVAQLEQKNLSLESLVAERTRELSWVNEQLQRQLEENRELAERDALTRIANRYRLEKALHRECERAQRFRQPLALIAMDLDDFKPINDRYGHAQGDAALVRVADNLRTCLREPDLLARLGGDEFVLVLPQTSLVEALEVAGRLRQVMAQVEPVGECRLTMSYGVVQWQQGEDQHALLARADQALYRAKDAGKNAIAE, encoded by the coding sequence ATGAGTCAGCAGACCGCGCCGGTACCCGCCGGCTTCAGTGAGCAGCAACTGCATACCTTGTTCGAGCTGATCAGCGACGGTATCTGGGACTGGAATGCCAACACCGGCTACGTCTACCGCAACCCGGGCTGGTACGCCATGCTCGGCTACCCCAGCCATTCGCTGGCCAATTCGGTGTTCACCTGGGAAAGCGTGATTCACCCTGAAGACTACCCCCGGGTGATGGCGCATTTCGAGGCCTACCTCTACCAGCGCAACGAGCGTTATCTGGTGGAATACCGCTGCCGCTGTCACGACGGCAGCTACCTGTGGGTCGAAGACAGTGGCTACATCATTGCCCGTAACGAAGATGGCTCGGTGGCGCGCATGCTTGGCGCCCACCGCAACATCGATGCCGGCAAGCGCCTGGTGGCGCAGCTGGAGCAGAAGAACCTGTCCCTGGAAAGCCTGGTGGCCGAACGCACCCGCGAGCTGTCCTGGGTGAACGAGCAGTTGCAGCGCCAGTTGGAGGAAAACCGCGAGTTGGCAGAGCGCGATGCGTTGACGCGCATTGCCAACCGTTACCGGCTGGAGAAGGCCTTGCACCGGGAATGCGAGCGCGCACAGCGTTTCCGCCAGCCGTTGGCGCTGATTGCCATGGACCTGGACGACTTCAAGCCGATCAACGACCGCTACGGCCATGCCCAGGGCGATGCGGCACTGGTGCGGGTGGCCGACAACCTGCGCACCTGCCTGCGTGAGCCGGACCTGCTGGCGCGCCTGGGTGGTGACGAGTTCGTCCTGGTGCTGCCGCAGACCTCGCTGGTTGAAGCGCTGGAGGTGGCGGGGCGATTGCGCCAGGTAATGGCTCAGGTGGAGCCGGTGGGCGAGTGCCGGCTGACCATGAGCTATGGCGTGGTGCAGTGGCAGCAGGGAGAAGACCAGCACGCCCTGCTGGCGCGTGCCGATCAGGCGCTGTACCGGGCCAAGGATGCCGGCAAGAACGCCATCGCCGAGTAG
- the lpdA gene encoding dihydrolipoyl dehydrogenase has translation MQQTIQTTLLIIGGGPGGYVAAIRAGQLGIPTVLVEGQALGGTCLNIGCIPSKALIHVAEQFHQTSRFAGPSELGISVASPRLDIGQSVAWKDGIVDRLTTGVAALLKKHGVKVIHGWAKVLDGKQVEVDGQRIQCEHLLLATGSSSVELPMLPLGGPIISSTEALAPKALPQHLVVVGGGYIGLELGIAYRKLGARVSVVEARERILPTYDSELTAPVAESLKKLGIALHLGHSVEGYEGGYLLARDGQGGQLRLEADQVLVAVGRRPRTQGFNLECLELKMNGAAIAIDERCQTSMRNVWAIGDVAGEPMLAHRAMAQGEMVAEIIAGKARRFEPSAIAAVCFTDPEVVVVGKTPEQASQQGLDCIVAQFPFAANGRAMSLEAKSGFVRVVARRDNHLILGWQAVGVAVSELSTAFAQSLEMGACLEDVAGTIHAHPTLGEAVQEAALRALGHALHI, from the coding sequence ATGCAACAGACTATCCAGACTACCCTGTTGATTATCGGCGGCGGCCCTGGCGGCTACGTGGCTGCCATCCGCGCCGGGCAACTGGGCATCCCCACCGTGTTGGTGGAAGGCCAGGCGTTGGGCGGTACCTGCCTGAACATCGGCTGCATCCCGTCCAAGGCGCTGATTCATGTAGCCGAACAGTTTCACCAGACCTCACGCTTCGCCGGGCCTTCGGAACTGGGCATCAGCGTCGCATCGCCACGCCTGGATATCGGCCAGAGCGTGGCCTGGAAGGACGGCATCGTCGACCGCCTGACCACGGGTGTGGCCGCCCTGCTGAAGAAGCACGGCGTCAAGGTGATCCATGGCTGGGCGAAGGTCCTCGACGGCAAGCAGGTGGAGGTCGATGGCCAGCGTATCCAGTGTGAGCACCTGCTTCTGGCCACCGGTTCCAGCAGTGTCGAACTGCCGATGCTGCCGCTGGGCGGGCCGATCATTTCCTCGACCGAGGCCCTGGCGCCAAAAGCCCTGCCGCAGCACCTGGTGGTGGTAGGCGGTGGCTATATCGGCCTGGAACTGGGCATTGCCTACCGCAAGCTGGGCGCTCGGGTCAGCGTGGTGGAAGCGCGCGAGCGCATCCTGCCGACCTACGACAGCGAGTTGACTGCGCCGGTTGCCGAGTCGCTGAAGAAGCTGGGCATCGCGTTGCACCTGGGCCATAGCGTCGAAGGCTACGAAGGCGGCTACCTGCTGGCCCGGGATGGCCAGGGCGGGCAACTGCGCCTGGAGGCCGACCAGGTGCTGGTGGCCGTTGGCCGCCGACCGCGCACCCAAGGTTTCAACCTGGAATGCCTGGAGCTGAAGATGAACGGCGCTGCCATCGCCATCGACGAGCGCTGCCAGACCAGCATGCGCAACGTCTGGGCCATCGGTGACGTGGCGGGCGAACCGATGCTGGCGCACCGGGCCATGGCCCAGGGCGAGATGGTCGCCGAGATCATCGCCGGCAAGGCCCGCCGCTTCGAGCCCAGCGCGATAGCCGCGGTGTGCTTCACCGACCCGGAAGTGGTGGTGGTTGGCAAGACCCCGGAGCAGGCCAGCCAGCAAGGGCTGGACTGCATCGTCGCGCAGTTCCCGTTTGCCGCCAATGGCCGGGCCATGAGCCTGGAAGCGAAAAGCGGCTTCGTGCGCGTGGTCGCACGGCGTGACAACCACCTGATCCTCGGATGGCAGGCCGTTGGCGTGGCGGTGTCCGAGCTGTCGACCGCGTTTGCCCAGTCGCTGGAGATGGGCGCCTGCCTGGAGGATGTGGCCGGTACCATCCATGCCCACCCGACGCTGGGCGAAGCGGTACAGGAAGCGGCATTGCGCGCCCTGGGCCACGCCCTGCACATCTGA